A window from Fundidesulfovibrio soli encodes these proteins:
- a CDS encoding potassium channel family protein, with protein MPRPWAKLTESPFTLPLTLMAVILAVSAAGFWWFETGTQAEPVGFFEGLWWAMVTLFTVGYGDFAPKTVPGRLLGMGVMASGIGLVSVLTGTMASAMVERQTLKRRGLLRLDKQGHILILGWNGHGRMLVEHLRRLSDLAGAPVVLACDMDPAAFEQEAEAMSLGPDLSFVRGNPAHRSVLERANPAKARVAYILASDHIPGEEADNLSVLTALTLRSLAPDLTVYAEAMHDQSRDHLLRAGVTKALGREELTGRTLAFMAAHPVMHDVLRALLGGMPGLGKGGNFRYRAMSAAEKKSSWAELVRQSLEASGQLPLGVCRLPRELRLSDVLDASEGLDRFVMELIKTSGQSDSLGQQGSEVVLNPGPELPLESFDGIVYLERRP; from the coding sequence ATGCCGAGACCCTGGGCCAAGCTGACTGAGAGCCCCTTTACCCTGCCGCTTACACTCATGGCGGTCATCCTGGCCGTCTCGGCGGCCGGGTTCTGGTGGTTTGAGACAGGCACGCAGGCCGAACCCGTAGGCTTCTTCGAGGGGCTGTGGTGGGCCATGGTGACGCTGTTCACCGTGGGCTACGGCGACTTCGCCCCCAAGACCGTGCCTGGGAGGCTCCTGGGCATGGGGGTCATGGCATCGGGCATCGGGCTTGTCTCGGTGTTGACCGGCACCATGGCCTCGGCCATGGTGGAGCGGCAGACGTTGAAACGGCGGGGGTTGCTGCGTTTGGACAAGCAAGGACACATCCTCATCCTGGGCTGGAACGGCCACGGGCGCATGCTCGTGGAGCACCTGCGCCGCCTGTCCGATCTGGCCGGAGCGCCCGTGGTGCTGGCCTGCGACATGGACCCGGCCGCCTTCGAGCAGGAGGCCGAGGCCATGAGCCTGGGGCCCGACCTCTCCTTCGTGCGCGGCAACCCGGCGCACAGGTCAGTTCTGGAGCGGGCCAACCCGGCCAAGGCCCGGGTGGCCTACATCCTGGCGTCGGACCACATCCCCGGGGAGGAGGCCGACAACCTGAGCGTGCTCACCGCCCTGACCCTGCGCTCCCTGGCCCCTGACCTGACCGTCTACGCCGAGGCCATGCACGACCAGAGCCGCGACCACCTCCTCCGCGCGGGCGTGACCAAGGCCCTCGGCCGGGAGGAGCTCACCGGGCGGACCCTGGCCTTCATGGCCGCCCACCCCGTGATGCACGACGTGCTGCGCGCCCTGTTGGGCGGGATGCCTGGCTTGGGCAAGGGCGGCAACTTCCGTTACCGGGCCATGAGCGCGGCTGAGAAGAAGTCCTCCTGGGCGGAGCTGGTGCGCCAGAGCCTCGAAGCCAGCGGGCAGCTGCCCCTGGGCGTGTGCCGCCTGCCCCGCGAGCTGCGGCTCTCCGACGTGCTGGACGCCTCTGAAGGGCTGGACCGTTTCGTCATGGAGCTGATCAAGACCTCGGGCCAGAGCGACAGCCTGGGCCAGCAAGGCTCCGAGGTGGTGCTCAACCCCGGGCCGGAGCTGCCCCTGGAGAGCTTCGAC
- a CDS encoding cache domain-containing protein, translating to MSLMHLNRSLHRLQNREKPELYRELFPYTKVSRVSFDDTMVLPRPAEKMFITDTTFRDGQQARPPYTVRQIAHIYDLLHKLGGHSGLIRASEFFLYSDKDRRAVEACLAKDYKFPEVTGWIRANKADLKLVKQLGLKETGMLTSVSDYHVYLKLGKDRKAAMADYLSVVDQALEWGIVPRCHFEDVTRADIYGFCIPFARALMARSKDAGMPVKIRLCDTMGYGVPYPSASIPRSVAKVVRAFTDEAEVPGEWLEWHGHNDFHKVLINAATAWLSGCAGANCTLLGFGERTGNAPLEAMIIEYISLTGEDDAANTQVISEIVRYFEDELDYNVPANYPFAGRDFNATSAGIHVDGLAKNEEIYNIFDTQKILGRPVPIIITDKSGKAGVSYWINTELELDEEQRVDKRHPAVDKIYSRIMEAYEGGRNTSFSNQEMKTLVKRYMPELFPSEFDHLKKLAHTIASQLILKLSEQPCISELEVAPATECMATFLSDYPFIQFMYLTDTRGKLVTSHVANPVDRPKYASMTEGVDQSDREWFIQPMQNGKLHITDFYRSTFTGKLCLTVSVPVANERDEITGVLGADIRFEELLKRHSDLEDAETLGQAD from the coding sequence ATGTCCCTGATGCATCTCAACCGTTCGCTCCACCGCCTGCAGAACAGGGAGAAGCCCGAGCTCTATCGGGAGCTGTTCCCCTACACCAAGGTCAGCCGCGTCAGCTTCGACGACACGATGGTCCTTCCCCGCCCCGCGGAGAAGATGTTCATCACGGACACCACCTTCCGCGACGGCCAGCAGGCCCGCCCGCCCTACACCGTGCGCCAGATCGCGCACATCTACGACCTGCTGCACAAGCTCGGGGGCCACTCCGGGCTGATCCGGGCCAGCGAATTCTTCCTCTACTCCGACAAGGACCGCCGGGCCGTGGAGGCCTGCCTCGCCAAGGACTACAAGTTCCCCGAGGTCACGGGCTGGATCAGGGCCAACAAGGCCGACCTCAAGCTGGTCAAGCAGCTGGGCCTCAAGGAGACGGGGATGCTCACCTCCGTCTCGGACTACCACGTCTATTTGAAGCTCGGGAAAGACCGCAAGGCCGCCATGGCCGACTACCTCTCCGTGGTGGACCAGGCCCTGGAGTGGGGCATCGTGCCGCGCTGCCACTTCGAGGACGTGACCCGCGCCGACATCTACGGCTTCTGCATCCCCTTCGCCCGCGCGCTCATGGCCCGCAGCAAGGATGCGGGCATGCCCGTGAAGATCCGCCTGTGCGACACCATGGGCTACGGCGTGCCCTATCCCTCGGCGTCCATCCCGCGCAGCGTGGCCAAGGTGGTGCGCGCCTTCACCGACGAGGCCGAGGTGCCCGGCGAATGGCTGGAGTGGCACGGCCACAACGACTTCCACAAGGTGCTCATCAACGCGGCCACGGCCTGGCTTTCGGGCTGCGCCGGCGCCAACTGCACCCTGCTGGGCTTCGGCGAGCGCACCGGCAACGCGCCGCTTGAGGCCATGATCATCGAGTACATCTCGCTCACCGGCGAGGACGACGCGGCCAACACCCAGGTGATCTCCGAGATCGTGCGCTACTTCGAGGACGAGCTGGACTACAACGTGCCCGCCAACTACCCCTTCGCCGGGCGCGACTTCAACGCCACCTCGGCGGGCATCCACGTGGACGGCCTGGCCAAGAACGAGGAAATCTACAACATCTTCGACACCCAGAAGATCCTGGGCCGCCCCGTGCCGATCATCATCACGGACAAGTCCGGCAAGGCGGGCGTGAGCTACTGGATCAACACCGAGCTGGAGCTGGACGAGGAACAGCGGGTGGACAAGCGCCACCCGGCCGTGGACAAGATCTACTCCCGCATCATGGAGGCCTACGAGGGCGGGCGCAACACCTCCTTCTCCAACCAGGAGATGAAGACCCTGGTGAAGCGCTACATGCCCGAGCTCTTCCCCTCCGAGTTCGACCACCTCAAGAAGCTGGCCCACACCATCGCCTCGCAGCTCATCCTCAAGCTCTCGGAGCAGCCCTGCATCAGCGAGCTGGAAGTGGCCCCGGCCACGGAGTGCATGGCCACCTTCCTCTCGGACTACCCCTTCATCCAGTTCATGTACCTGACCGACACCAGGGGCAAGCTGGTCACCTCCCACGTGGCCAACCCCGTGGACAGGCCCAAGTACGCCTCCATGACCGAAGGGGTGGACCAGTCCGACCGCGAGTGGTTCATCCAGCCCATGCAGAACGGCAAGCTGCACATCACGGACTTCTACCGCTCCACCTTCACGGGCAAGCTCTGCCTCACAGTGTCCGTGCCCGTGGCCAACGAGCGCGACGAGATAACCGGCGTGCTCGGCGCGGACATCCGCTTCGAGGAGCTGCTCAAGCGCCACAGCGACCTGGAAGATGCCGAGACCCTGGGCCAAGCTGACTGA